The Actinomycetota bacterium genome has a segment encoding these proteins:
- a CDS encoding thiamine pyrophosphate-dependent enzyme: MTKKDTGIKPEDFNTHTRPTWCLGCGNYGIWNSVKKALAQLGLKPHQVLAVYGIGCSGNGTNFTKTYAFHALHGRALPVATGAKLANHKLQVLVLGGDGDGAGIGGNHFMHTCRRNINITYIMHDNRIYGLTTGQAAPTSDQGFKTKSTPKGVLEEPVNPIALALTSGASFVARGFSGQVDHLSTLIMEAIKHKGFAFIDVLQPCVTFNKKNTYPWYRERIYKLEDESDYDNTNLLQAFAKSQEESQDKIPIGIFYKVDKPTYEDGLKQIERKPLVDHVITDVDINKLLNEYF; the protein is encoded by the coding sequence ATGACTAAAAAAGATACAGGCATAAAACCTGAGGACTTTAATACCCATACCAGGCCTACCTGGTGCCTGGGATGCGGAAACTATGGTATATGGAACTCGGTTAAGAAGGCTTTGGCCCAACTGGGGCTAAAGCCCCATCAGGTACTGGCAGTTTACGGCATAGGATGCTCCGGAAACGGAACCAATTTTACTAAAACCTATGCTTTCCATGCCCTGCATGGCCGTGCCCTGCCCGTAGCTACCGGAGCCAAGCTGGCCAACCATAAGCTGCAGGTTCTAGTTTTGGGCGGAGATGGCGACGGAGCCGGCATAGGGGGCAACCATTTCATGCATACCTGCCGTAGAAATATAAATATAACCTATATCATGCATGACAACCGCATCTATGGGCTAACCACCGGACAGGCCGCCCCTACCTCCGACCAGGGGTTTAAAACCAAATCCACCCCCAAGGGAGTGCTGGAAGAGCCGGTAAACCCCATAGCCTTAGCCTTAACTTCGGGAGCTTCCTTTGTAGCCAGGGGATTTTCGGGCCAGGTAGACCACCTGAGCACCCTGATAATGGAAGCCATCAAGCATAAGGGCTTTGCCTTTATAGATGTGCTGCAGCCCTGTGTCACCTTCAACAAAAAGAATACTTATCCCTGGTACCGGGAACGGATCTATAAGCTTGAAGATGAATCGGATTATGATAATACCAATTTGCTGCAGGCCTTTGCTAAATCCCAGGAAGAAAGCCAGGACAAGATACCTATCGGTATCTTTTACAAAGTGGATAAGCCCACCTATGAAGACGGCCTGAAGCAAATTGAGAGAAAACCCCTGGTAGACCATGTAATAACCGATGTGGATATAAATAAACTGCTGAATGAATATTTCTAA